The Nitrososphaerota archaeon region TACTTCGTTGCACACGTCCTGCGCACAGATTGTCTTAATAAGTATTTTAACAGTGTTATGAATTCCTATGCATCATGGCAGGTTTCATTATGAATCCATGCCTCTTCAAATCTCCGGTTGAAGGGTGATCGAAATGAAGGCCGACATCTGCCTTTCTCCTCTAAGACGTCCGACGAATCCCACAGTCCAGTACCCGACCGCGCCGTATTCCTTCCTGAATACCTTCAAGATTCTGTCCCTCTCATCTCCGTCCAGTAGGCGCGCTTCCCCCTCTGCCCAGGAGCCAGCAGGCTTTCCATTCCTGTCGGATGGCACTACGCGGACGTGAGGGTTCCTCCTGATTCGTTTGACCTTCCAGGTGCTGGGATCGGTGCGCACGTAAATCTGCCCGTCGTGCTCCAATGACTGAACAGGTGTTAGTTTCGGCTCTCCGTCCTTCTTGTATGATTCTAGATTGATGTATCTCCGAC contains the following coding sequences:
- a CDS encoding PPOX class F420-dependent oxidoreductase; the encoded protein is MGQFSGRRYINLESYKKDGEPKLTPVQSLEHDGQIYVRTDPSTWKVKRIRRNPHVRVVPSDRNGKPAGSWAEGEARLLDGDERDRILKVFRKEYGAVGYWTVGFVGRLRGERQMSAFISITLQPEI